A window of the Lactuca sativa cultivar Salinas chromosome 7, Lsat_Salinas_v11, whole genome shotgun sequence genome harbors these coding sequences:
- the LOC111880694 gene encoding uncharacterized protein LOC111880694 → MKPNANDMLGAQRERKFQGQGPNWILIAGGALLSTISVRLGYRLKQALDSKQPQNTRNGLKENGKFTGRKRSNCRSHSHSNLYCFEQDEGCFNCNSGTEGDAEVKPQPNGQLHTDSQMALPLVTVSAPLYTKENGVMWASSPDRLELPKPFHHSNSSDSPCVSESGSDIFSKRDVIQKLRQQLKRRDDMILEMQDQIAELRNSLSSQHSHSAHLQSQLESANRELFESEREIQRLRKAIADICVGNQNGYLEVENGMESEKVEMLKREVGELKELIEGKDYLLQNYKEQKSELSLKVKELQHRLDSHVPNIL, encoded by the exons atgaaaccaAATGCAAATGACATGTTGGGGGCACAAAGGGAAAGAAAGTTTCAGGGTCAAGGGCCAAATTGGATTCTCATAGCAGGTGGTGCTTTATTAAGTACAATATCAGTTCGTCTTGGCTACAGGCTCAAACAGGCCTTGGATTCCAAACAGCCACAAAATACCAGAAATGGGTTAAAAG AGAATGGGAAATTTACAGGCAGAAAGAGGTCAAACTGTCGTTCACATTCACATTCAAACTTGTATTGTTTTGAACAAGATGAAGGTTGCTTCAATTGCAATTCTG GAACCGAAGGTGATGCAGAGGTAAAACCACAACCAAATGGCCAATTGCATACTGACTCCCAAATGGCACTTCCATTAGTAACAGTCTCAGCTCCCTTATACACCAAAGAAAACGGCGTAATGTGGGCGTCATCACCTGACAGACTGGAATTACCAAAGCCATTCCACCACTCAAACAGCTCCGATTCCCCCTGCGTGTCGGAATCCGGTTCCGACATCTTCAGCAAACGAGATGTAATCCAAAAACTACGACAGCAATTGAAACGGCGCGATGATATGATACTGGAAATGCAAGACCAGATTGCGGAACTTCGGAATTCGTTAAGCTCCCAGCATTCCCATTCCGCCCATCTCCAATCGCAATTGGAATCGGCAAACCGGGAGTTGTTTGAATCGGAGAGGGAAATCCAGAGGCTGAGGAAAGCGATTGCGGATATCTGCGTGGGGAATCAGAACGGGTATTTGGAGGTCGAGAACGGAATGGAATCGGAGAAAGTGGAGATGTTGAAAAGGGAAGTGGGGGAATTGAAGGAGTTGATTGAAGGGAAGGATTATTTGCTTCAGAATTATAAAGAGCAGAAGTCTGAACTTTCATTGAAGGTCAAAGAGTTGCAACACAGGTTGGATTCTCATGTTCCAAatattttgtag
- the LOC111880703 gene encoding protein PLASTID TRANSCRIPTIONALLY ACTIVE 14 — protein MVSSILLQQSINCFIYNYQLGKNLKNGLAPTKPNLMQKCTCSRRIGGIRARAAFDAIETATSPTAFPFFQTDSQQEVTPASKLELADPEFYKMGFVRSMRAYGVEFREGPDGFGVYASKDIEPTKRAKVVMEIPLELMLTISQKTPWMFFPDIIPIGHPIFDVINSTNPETDWDLRLACLLLYAFDHDKNFWQLYGDFLPSAEECTSLLLATEDDLMELHDENLASTMRKERSRVLDFWIKNWHSNMPLKVKRLARDPERFVWAVSMAQTRHINFRIRIGSLIQNANMFAPYADMLNHSCKPNCFFHWRFRDRMFEVMTNAGQRIKKGEEMTVNYMSGQRNTTLMQRYGLSSPNNPWDVLPFSGNAKIHLDSFLSVFNIFGSHQDYYHNAKLGNEENSFVDGAVIAAARTLPTWSEKDTPPIPSQEIKAVKSLQQECQQILSQYSTTSKQDQHILDSTPEMSCTREAAIKYRLHRKLFVKKVIEALDIYQDRILF, from the exons ATGGTTTCCTCGATTCTTCTTCAGCAATCCATTAATTGCTTCATCTACAACTACCAG TTAGGGAAGAATTTGAAGAATGGATTGGCGCCAACAAAACCCAATTTGATGCAGAAATGTACCTGTAGTAGGAGAATTGGAGGCATTAGAGCTAGAGCTGCGTTTGATGCTATTGAGACTGCTACTTCTCCTACTGCTTTCCCCTTCTTCCAAACCGATTCTCAACAAGAAGTCACACCTGCTTCTAAG TTGGAGCTCGCAGACCCTGAATTTTATAAAATGGGATTCGTTAGAAGCATGCGAGCTTATGGGGTGGAATTCAGGGAAGGTCCAGACGGATTTGGAGTTTATGCCTCGAAAGACATTGAACCTACTAAACGTGCCAAG GTTGTCATGGAAATCCCACTGGAATTGATGTTAACTATAAGCCAAAAAACCCCATGGATGTTTTTTCCAGATATCATACCAATCGGGCATCCTATATTTGATGTTATCAACTCAACAAATCCAGAG ACGGATTGGGACCTGAGATTGGCGTGTCTTCTTTTATATGCATTTGATCACGACAAGAATTTCTGGCAACTTTATGGTGATTTTTTGCCTAGTGCTGAAGAGTGTACTAGCTTGCTTCTAGCTACAGAG GATGACCTCATGGAGCTACACGATGAGAATCTTGCTTCAACCATGAGAAAAGAAAGATCACGAGTCTTAGATTTTTGGATAAAAAATTGG CACTCTAATATGCCCTTGAAAGTAAAAAGGCTTGCCCGAGATCCAGAAAGATTTGTTTGGGCAGTTAGTATGGCACAAACAAGACATATTAATTTCAGAATAAGAATTGGTTCATTAATTCAAAATGCAAATATGTTTGCTCCCTATGCAG ATATGTTGAACCATTCTTGCAAGCCAAATTGCTTTTTCCATTGGAGATTCAGAGACCGAATGTTTGAGGTGATGACAAATGCTGGACAAAGGATTAAAAAAGGGGAAGAG atGACAGTGAATTACATGAGTGGCCAGAGGAACACCACACTTATGCAAAGATATGGCCTTTCTTCACCCAAT AATCCTTGGGATGTGCTTCCATTCTCTGGAAATGCAAAGATCCATTTAGATTCCTTTTTATCAGTCTTCAACATATTCGGCTCTCACCAAGATTATTACCATAATG CTAAATTAGGAAATGAAGAAAATAGTTTTGTGGATGGAGCTGTTATAGCAGCTGCAAGAACACTGCCTACATGGTCTGAAAAAGATACCCCTCCAATCCCAAGTCAAGAAATAAAAGCTGTAAAATCACTTCAACAAGAATGTCAACAAATTCTTTCACAATATTCCACTACTTCAAAACAAGATCAACATATCCTAG ATTCTACACCGGAAATGAGTTGCACACGTGAAGCTGCAATCAA GTATAGGTTGCACAGGAAGTTGTTTGTGAAGAAGGTGATAGAGGCTTTGGATATATACCAAgataggattttgttttaa
- the LOC111880831 gene encoding uncharacterized protein LOC111880831: MACFMPFTNKNLDIFICVLRPTVAIIDDLVDTLKQFSFFTERLGCIHSSIFNSIHGNMIIWYGAWIKRSDENKELLHEALLLALTNLQSMAVLLDHDFMVAYGGEVRDGSPAAKFSTGDIVCFNTIHLLSDTKMNKMNEQDFVYTCFSVFQSYFHKMNGTVAGVCLKYESISTVINFYVWKNLQSCYSFALNSDNREILQNCFHDATVFMKYDVFKVVYVSADDVSSFQYYPPHKLLENQALEVVKDFE, encoded by the exons atggctTGCTTCATGCCTTTCACCAACAAGAATCTGGACATATTCATCTGCGTTTTGAGGCCAACAGTCGCCATAATTGATGACCTTGTGGACACATTGAAACAGTTTTCTTTTTTTACGGAAAGACTTGGCTGCATTCATTCTTCCATCTTCAACAGCATCCATGGCAACATG ATCATATGGTATGGAGCATGGATCAAGAGATCTGATGAAAACAAGGAACTCCTACATGAAGCTCTT CTTTTGGCTTTGACTAATCTACAAAGCATGGCTGTCTTACTCGACCATGACTTTATGGTCGCGTATGGTGGGGAGGTAAGGGACGGGTCCCCAGCGGCAAAGTTCTCAACGGGTGACATTGTATGTTTCAACACAATTCATCTTTTGTCGGACACAAAAATGAACAAAATGAACGAACAAGATTTTGTGTACACGTGTTTTTCtgtatttcaatcttattttcACAAGATGAATGGGACTGTAGCCGGGGTTTGCTTAAAGTATGAAAGCATATCAACAGTGATCAATTTCTACGTGTGGAAGAACTTGCAATCGTGTTATTCATTTGCACTAAATAGTGATAATCGAGAAATACTACAAAATTGTTTTCATGATGCTACGGTGTTTATGAAGTACGATGTATTCAAGGTTGTGTATGTAAGTGCGGATGATGTATCAAGCTTTCAGTACTACCCTCCTCACAAGTTGTTGGAAAACCAAGCATTAGAGGTTGTGAAGGATTTTGAGTAA